A part of Saccharomyces cerevisiae S288C chromosome XIV, complete sequence genomic DNA contains:
- the DDI2 gene encoding cyanamide hydratase (Cyanamide hydratase that detoxifies cyanamide; member of the HD domain metalloprotein superfamily; expression is induced over 100-fold by cyanamide and by SN2-type DNA alkylating agents such as MMS and DMA; induction decreased in rad6 and rad18 mutants; gene and protein are identical to DDI3 and Ddi3p) — protein sequence MSQYGFVRVPREVEKAIPVVNAPRPRAVVPPPNSETARLVREYAAKELTAPVLNHSLRVFQYSVAIIRDQFPAWDLDQEVLYVTCLLHDIATTDKNMRATKMSFEYYGGILSRELVFNATGGNQDYADAVTEAIIRHQDLTGTGYITTLGLILQIATTLDNVGSNTDLIHIDTVSAINEQFPRLHWLSCFATVVDTENSRKPWGHTSSLGDDFSKKVICNTFGYN from the coding sequence ATGTCACAGTACGGATTTGTAAGAGTTCCTAGAGAGGTAGAAAAGGCCATTCCAGTGGTGAATGCACCTAGACCACGGGCCGTTGTTCCGCCTCCAAACAGTGAAACTGCTAGGCTTGTTCGGGAATATGCCGCTAAAGAATTGACTGCCCCCGTTCTAAACCACTCTTTGCgtgtttttcaatatagTGTAGCTATCATAAGAGACCAATTTCCAGCATGGGACTTGGATCAGGAAGTTTTGTACGTCACCTGCTTACTTCATGATATTGCAACAACAGATAAGAATATGAGAGCCACGAAGATGTCATTTGAGTATTATGGTGGCATACTTTCAAGGGAGCTTGTATTTAATGCGACAGGTGGAAATCAGGACTACGCAGATGCAGTAACTGAGGCCATCATTCGTCACCAGGATTTGACTGGGACTGGCTACATTACCACCTTGGGGCTCATTCTGCAGATTGCTACTACGCTTGACAATGTCGGATCCAATACCGATCTGATTCATATCGATACAGTTAGTGCCATTAACGAGCAATTTCCAAGACTGCACTGGTTATCATGTTTTGCTACGGTGGTGGACACTGAAAACTCGAGAAAACCGTGGGGCCACACCAGTTCTTTGGGTgatgatttttcaaagaaagtCATATGCAATACATTTGGGTATAACTAA
- the SNO2 gene encoding putative pyridoxal 5'-phosphate synthase (hypothetical protein; nearly identical to Sno3p; expression is induced before the diauxic shift and also in the absence of thiamin) gives MTVVIGVLALQGAFIEHVRHVEKCIVENRDFYEKKLSVMTVKDKNQLAQCDALIIPGGESTAMSLIAERTGFYDDLYAFVHNPSKVTWGTCAGMIYISQQLSNEEKLVKTLNLLKVKVKRNAFGRQAQSSTRICDFSNFIPHCNDFPATFIRAPVIEEVLDPEHVQVLYKLDGKDNGGQELIVAAKQKNNILATSFHPELAENDIRFHDWFIREFVLKNYSK, from the coding sequence ATGACCGTCGTTATCGGAGTCTTGGCATTACAGGGTGCGTTCATTGAACATGTGCGACACGTAGAAAAATGCATCGTCGAAAACAGGGATTtctatgaaaaaaaactatctGTGATGACAGTGAAGgataaaaatcaactagCTCAATGTGATGCATTGATCATACCTGGGGGAGAGTCGACTGCAATGTCCCTTATTGCAGAAAGAACAGGATTTTACGACGATCTCTACGCATTCGTACACAACCCAAGCAAGGTAACCTGGGGTACTTGTGCAGGTATGATTTATATTTCacaacaattatctaacGAAGAAAAACTGGTCAAGACGCTGAATTTACTAAAGGTtaaagtaaaaagaaatgcaTTTGGGAGACAAGCTCAGTCTTCTACCCGGATTTGCGACTTTTCAAACTTTATTCCTCACTGCAATGATTTTCCTGCTACTTTTATAAGAGCCCCAGTAATAGAAGAGGTGCTGGATCCTGAACATGTGCAGGTCCTGTACAAATTAGATGGGAAGGATAATGGTGGTCAAGAACTAATTGTTGCCGCTAAgcaaaaaaacaatattcttGCGACATCATTTCATCCGGAATTGGCAGAAAACGATATACGGTTTCACGACTGGTTCATCAGAGAATTTGTTCTTAAAAACTACAGTAAATAA
- the SNZ2 gene encoding pyridoxine biosynthesis protein SNZ2 (Protein involved in thiamine and pyridoxine biosynthesis; member of a stationary phase-induced gene family where transcriptional induction precedes the diauxic shift; induced in the absence of thiamin in a Thi2/3p-dependent manner and repressed in its presence; forms a co-regulated gene pair with SNO2; interacts with Thi11p; paralog of SNZ1 and SNZ3): MSEFKVKTGLAQMLKGGVIMDVVTPEQAIIAERAGACAVMALERIPADMRKSGQVCRMSDPRMIKEIMEAVSIPVMAKVRIGHFVEAQILEELQVDYIDESEVLTPADWTHHIEKHNFKVPFVCGAKDLGEALRRINEGAAMIRTKGEAGTGDVSEAVKHITKIKAEIQQYKENLKTESDFAAKATELRVPVDLLKTTLSEGKLPVVNFAAGGVATPADAALLMQLGCEGVFVGSGIFKSSDPEKLACAIVEATTHYDNPAKLLQISSDLGDLMGGISIQSINEAGGKNGARLSEIGW; this comes from the coding sequence atgtCAGAATTCAAGGTTAAAACTGGGCTTGCCCAAATGTTAAAGGGCGGTGTGATTATGGACGTCGTCACACCTGAACAGGCTATTATCGCAGAAAGAGCGGGCGCTTGTGCTGTAATGGCATTGGAACGCATTCCAGCTGACATGCGCAAGTCTGGCCAAGTATGCCGTATGTCAGATCCTCGCATgatcaaagaaattatgGAAGCTGTTTCAATTCCGGTGATGGCAAAGGTCCGTATTGGACACTTCGTGGAGGCACAGATCCTGGAAGAGCTGCAAGTAGACTACATTGACGAAAGCGAGGTTTTGACTCCAGCTGATTGGACACATCACATTGAGAAGCATAACTTCAAGGTGCCATTTGTTTGCGGTGCCAAGGATCTAGGTGAGGCTTTGAGAAGAATAAACGAAGGTGCTGCAATGATCCGTACCAAAGGTGAAGCAGGTACCGGTGACGTTTCCGAGGCCGTCAAGCACATCACCAAGATTAAGGCGGAGATCCAGCAGTATAAAGAGAATTTGAAGACCGAATCCGATTTTGCAGCTAAGGCCACAGAATTACGCGTCCCTGTCGACTTGCTGAAGACAACACTATCAGAGGGAAAGCTACCTGTAGTCAATTTTGCTGCTGGTGGAGTTGCTACTCCAGCAGACGCTGCTCTATTGATGCAATTGGGTTGTGAAGGTGTTTTCGTCGGTTCAGGTATATTCAAATCGTCAGATCCTGAGAAGTTAGCATGTGCTATTGTTGAAGCCACGACTCACTACGATAATCCAGCAAAACTGTTGCAAATTTCCAGCGATTTGGGTGACTTGATGGGTGGTATTTCCATCCAATCAATTAATGAAGCAGGAGGCAAAAACGGTGCAAGACTTTCTGAAATCGGATGGTAG
- the THI12 gene encoding 4-amino-5-hydroxymethyl-2-methylpyrimidine phosphate synthase (Protein involved in synthesis of the thiamine precursor HMP; member of a subtelomeric gene family including THI5, THI11, THI12, and THI13; hydroxymethylpyrimidine is also known as HMP) gives MSTDKITFLLNWQPTPYHIPIFLAQTKGYFKEQGLDMAILEPTNPSDVTELIGSGKVDMGLKAMIHTLAAKARGFPVTSVASLLDEPFTGVLYLKGSGITEDFQSLKGKKIGYVGEFGKIQIDELTKHYGMKPEDYTAVRCGMNVAKYIIEGKIDAGIGIECMQQVELEEYLAKQGRPASDAKMLRIDKLACLGCCCFCTVLYICNDEFLKKNPEKVRKFLKAIKKATDYVLADPVKAWKEYIDFKPRLNNDLSYKQYQRCYAYFSSSLYNVHRDWKKVTGYGKRLAILPPDYVSNYTNEYLSWPEPEEVSDPLEAQRLMAIHQEKCRQEGTFKRLALPA, from the coding sequence ATGTCTACAGACAAGATCACATTTTTGTTGAACTGGCAACCAACCCCATACCATATTCCAATTTTCTTGGCTCAAACCAAAGGTTACTTCAAGGAGCAAGGTCTAGACATGGCCATCCTAGAACCAACCAATCCTTCCGATGTCACTGAGTTAATTGGATCTGGTAAGGTCGACATGGGTTTGAAAGCCATGATTCACACCTTGGCTGCCAAGGCCCGTGGTTTCCCAGTGACCTCTGTTGCCTCTTTGTTGGACGAACCATTTACCGGTGTCTTGTACTTAAAGGGCAGTGGTATCACTGAAGACTTCCAGTCCCTAAAGGGTAAGAAGATCGGTTACGTTGGTGAATTCGGTAAGATCCAAATCGATGAATTGACCAAGCACTACGGTATGAAGCCAGAAGACTACACCGCAGTCAGATGTGGTATGAATGTCGCCAAGTACATCATCGAAGGTAAGATTGATGCTGGTATTGGTATCGAATGTATGCAACAAGTCGAATTGGAAGAGTACTTGGCTAAGCAAGGCAGACCAGCTTCTGATGCTAAGATGTTGAGAATTGACAAGTTGGCTTGCTTGGGTTGCTGTTGCTTCTGTACCGTTCTTTACATCTGCAAcgatgaatttttgaagaagaaccCTGAAAAGGTCAGAAAGTTCTTGAAAGCCATCAAGAAGGCAACCGACTACGTTCTAGCCGACCCTGTGAAGGCTTGGAAAGAATACATCGACTTCAAGCCTCGATTGAACAACGATCTATCTTACAAGCAATACCAAAGATGTTACGCTTACTTCTCTTCATCTTTGTACAATGTTCACCGTGACTGGAAGAAGGTTACCGGTTACGGTAAGAGATTAGCCATCTTGCCACCAGACTATGTCTCGAACTACACTAATGAATACTTGTCCTGGCCAGAACCAGAAGAGGTTTCTGATCCTTTGGAAGCTCAAAGATTGATGGCTattcatcaagaaaaatgcaGACAGGAAGGTACTTTCAAGAGATTGGCTCTTCCAGCTTAA
- the AAD14 gene encoding putative aryl-alcohol dehydrogenase (Putative aryl-alcohol dehydrogenase; similar to P. chrysosporium aryl-alcohol dehydrogenase; mutational analysis has not yet revealed a physiological role; members of the AAD gene family comprise three pairs (AAD3 + AAD15, AAD6/AAD16 + AAD4, AAD10 + AAD14) whose two genes are more related to one another than to other members of the family) has product MTDLFKPLPEPPTELGRLRVLSKTAGIRVSPLILGGASIGDAWSGFMGSMNKEQAFELLDAFYEAGGNCIDTANSYQNEESEIWIGEWMASRKLRDQIVIATKFTGDYKKYEVGGGKSANYCGNHKRSLHVSVRDSLRKLQTDWIDILYIHWWDYMSSIEEVMDSLHILVQQGKVLYLGVSDTPAWVVSAANYYATSHGKTPFSVYQGKWNVLNRDFERDIIPMARHFGMALAPWDVMGGGRFQSKKAMEERKKNGEGLRTFVGGPEQTELEVKISEALTKIAEEHGTESVTAIAIAYVRSKAKNVFPLIGGRKIEHLKQNIEALSIKLTPEQIEYLESIVPFDVGFPKSLIGDDPAVTKKLSPLTSMSARIAFDN; this is encoded by the coding sequence ATGACTGACTTGTTTAAACCTCTACCTGAACCACCTACCGAATTGGGACGTCTCAGGGTTCTTTCTAAAACTGCCGGCATAAGGGTTTCACCGCTAATTCTGGGAGGAGCTTCAATCGGCGACGCATGGTCAGGCTTTATGGGCTCTATGAATAAGGAACAGGCCTTTGAACTTCTTGATGCTTTTTATGAAGCTGGAGGTAATTGTATTGATACTGCAAACAGTTACCAAAATGAAGAGTCAGAGATTTGGATAGGTGAATGGATGGCATCAAGAAAACTGCGTGACCAGATTGTAATTGCCACCAAGTTTACCGGAGATTATAAGAAGTATGAAGTAGGTGGTGGTAAAAGTGCCAACTACTGTGGTAATCACAAGCGTAGTTTACATGTGAGTGTGAGGGATTCTCTCCGCAAATTGCAAACTGATTGGATTGATATACTTTACATTCACTGGTGGGATTATATGAGTTCAATCGAAGAAGTTATGGATAGTTTGCATATTTTAGTTCAGCAGGGCAAGGTCCTATATTTAGGAGTATCTGATACACCTGCTTGGGTTGTTTCTGCGGCAAATTACTACGCTACATCTCATGGTAAAACTCCTTTTAGCGTCTATCAAGGTAAATGGAATGTATTGAACAGGGACTTTGAGCGTGATATTATTCCAATGGCTAGGCATTTTGGTATGGCTCTAGCCCCATGGGATGTCATGGGAGGTGGAAGATTTCAGAGTAAAAAAGCAATGGAAGAACGGAAGAAGAATGGAGAGGGTCTGCGTACTTTTGTGGGTGGCCCCGAACAAACAGAATTGGAGGTTAAAATCAGCGAAGCATTGACTAAAATTGCTGAGGAACATGGAACAGAGTCTGTTACTGCTATCGCTATTGCCTATGTTCGCTCTAAAGCGAAAAATGTTTTCCCATTGATTGGAGGAAGGAAAATTGAACATCTCAAGCAGAACATTGAGGCTTTGAGTATTAAATTAACACCGGAACAAATAGAATACCTGGAAAGTATTGTTCCTTTTGATGTTGGCTTTCCCAAAAGTTTAATAGGAGATGACCCAGCGGTAACCAAGAAGCTTTCACCCCTCACATCGATGTCTGCCAGGATAGCTTTTGACAATTAG
- the RPD3 gene encoding histone deacetylase RPD3 (Histone deacetylase, component of both Rpd3S and Rpd3L complexes; regulates transcription, silencing, autophagy and other processes by influencing chromatin remodeling; forms at least two different complexes which have distinct functions and members; Rpd3(L) recruitment to the subtelomeric region is regulated by interaction with the Hmt1p methyltransferase; delays late firing of single copy origins by opposing the Fkh1/2 origin activation pathway) — MVYEATPFDPITVKPSDKRRVAYFYDADVGNYAYGAGHPMKPHRIRMAHSLIMNYGLYKKMEIYRAKPATKQEMCQFHTDEYIDFLSRVTPDNLEMFKRESVKFNVGDDCPVFDGLYEYCSISGGGSMEGAARLNRGKCDVAVNYAGGLHHAKKSEASGFCYLNDIVLGIIELLRYHPRVLYIDIDVHHGDGVEEAFYTTDRVMTCSFHKYGEFFPGTGELRDIGVGAGKNYAVNVPLRDGIDDATYRSVFEPVIKKIMEWYQPSAVVLQCGGDSLSGDRLGCFNLSMEGHANCVNYVKSFGIPMMVVGGGGYTMRNVARTWCFETGLLNNVVLDKDLPYNEYYEYYGPDYKLSVRPSNMFNVNTPEYLDKVMTNIFANLENTKYAPSVQLNHTPRDAEDLGDVEEDSAEAKDTKGGSQYARDLHVEHDNEFY, encoded by the coding sequence ATGGTATATGAAGCAACACCTTTTGATCCGATCACGGTCAAGCCAAGCGATAAAAGACGCGTTGCATATTTTTACGATGCAGACGTTGGGAACTATGCATATGGAGCAGGTCACCCGATGAAGCCGCATAGAATAAGAATGGCACATTCCCTTATTATGAATTATGGCTTGTACAAGAAGATGGAAATTTACAGAGCTAAGCCGGCAACGAAACAAGAAATGTGTCAGTTCCATACTGATGAATACATTGATTTTTTATCGAGGGTTACTCCAGATAATTTAGAAATGtttaaaagagaaagtgTCAAGTTTAATGTCGGAGATGATTGTCCTGTCTTTGATGGGCTCTATGAGTACTGTAGCATATCTGGTGGTGGCTCTATGGAAGGAGCTGCTCGTCTGAATAGAGGCAAATGTGATGTTGCTGTCAACTATGCGGGTGGTTTGCATCatgcaaaaaaatcggAAGCTTCTGGGTTTTGTTATTTAAATGACATAGTACTGGGCATTATTGAGCTACTACGATACCACCCCAGAGTTCTGTatattgatattgatgTGCACCATGGTGATGGTGTAGAGGAAGCGTTTTATACAACGGATCGTGTCATGACATGTTCTTTCCACAAATATGGTGAGTTTTTCCCTGGCACAGGTGAACTGAGAGATATAGGGGTGGGTGCAGGAAAAAACTACGCGGTCAATGTGCCATTAAGAGACGGTATTGACGATGCTACGTATAGATCTGTGTTTGAACCtgtgataaaaaaaattatggaATGGTATCAACCTTCTGCTGTCGTGTTACAGTGTGGTGGGGACTCCTTGTCCGGCGATCGTCTTGGTTGCTTTAATCTTTCCATGGAAGGCCATGCTAATTGTGTAAACTATGTGAAATCCTTTGGGATCCCAATGATGGTTGTTGGTGGAGGAGGCTATACTATGAGAAATGTTGCAAGGACATGGTGCTTTGAAACAGGTCTACTAAATAACGTTGTCTTGGATAAAGATTTACCGTACAATGAATATTACGAATATTACGGTCCAGATTATAAGTTAAGTGTTAGACCTTCGAATATGTTCAATGTAAATACTCCCGAATATCTTGACAAGGTAATGACCAATATATTTGCTAATTTGGAAAACACAAAGTATGCCCCTAGTGTTCAGTTGAATCACACACCTAGGGATGCCGAAGATTTGGGtgatgttgaagaagattctGCCGAGGCTAAAGATACGAAGGGTGGTTCGCAATATGCGAGGGACCTACATGTTGAGCATGACAATGAAttctattga